CGAGATCGAAAATGTGAAGAAGCGTATCGAGCGTACGCAGGCCCGGCTGGATAAGGTGCCGCAGCAggagctgctgctggaggcgGCCAACAGCTTGCGCATCGAGAAGGAGCGCCAGAAGgagctgctgcagcagatcGACGAGCAAAAGCAGGGCCTAAACCGTGCGACCATGGTGCATGAACGGCTGCAGAAAGATCTACACAATGCGAAGATGTCCGTGCAGGGCGCGACACCACAGAATCTGATGGAGAGCATCATCGAGGAAACGCAGGTGCTGGAGTTTATGGTGCAGCAAAAGCTGCCCCAGGAGTTGCACCAGCGCCGGTCCGAGGTGCAAACGCTGCAGGAGGTGATCGACGAGCCGAACATAACCCGGGGCGATCTGCAGGAGCTGCAGCAACGCGTGGACGAGATGGGCCGAGAAATTCAGCGGCTGGTTGAGGTGCGTCTCGCTGAGTACAGCACCCAGAATGACACGCTTGGTCCGTTCCGGCAGCAGGCAGCAATGGTGGCCCGGAACAAGGAAGCCGCCGCGGAACAGCTCGATCAGATGACGAAGGAGCTGCGCGAGGTGGAGCGGCAGCTGCAGGACAGGCAACGTCAGCTGCAGGAAACGGTCGGCGAAGTGATACTGCGCGGCGAAGATTTGAAACAGTTCGTCAGTACGCTGCGCGCCAAAAGCAACGTGTACAAGCAGCAGCGCGCGGAACTGGCCGCGGTCAAGGCggaagtgcacgatttaacgCAAACGCTCGAGAACTTAAAATCCCAGGATCCGTCCCTATCGACGACACTGTCCCAGATGACGGACGATGATGTGGCCTCGCTTGGGCCGAACGCGCCGTTGGACGGTGGCGATGATGGGGACGTTGGGGGCCGTCGCACGGAATCGCCCATTACCGGTCGAGGCATGACGGAGCTGGCGCGCCTCGTCGATGGCCTTCAAAGGGCAGTCGGGGCCGCCCGTGAACGCGTCACGCCACTTTCGCAGCAGCTACGGCCACTGCGGGAACGTGTCATCGAGCTGAAAGACGAAATGGACTCCAAAAAGCAGGTAGGTGGAGCCGCTCGGTTTGTTGACTGCACCCGAATGCGGTTGTCGTTCGGCAATGGTTCAATGTTTAGGTTCCCCCCCCCACCCGTGGCGTGCCGGTCGCACACCTCACGGGTGCCCCGGTGCAAATGGAGAAATTTATGGATCCGTGACAAATGGTTAAATTTTATGGCTTCAACACCTGTCCAAGGTCGAACGAAATCATGTGCAGCAAATGTTTCAGCTGAATGCCCGTAATGCAAATGATAATTAGAGTGAGTTAGGGTTTGTTGCTATTTCAGCGTTGTATTACGAGAAATGTTTGTACATTGTCATTACGAATACCTGCTGAATATCATTTCTACCGGCTGTGCTGCAGGACGTCCATTGACACCTTGGGCTTCGTAGCATAGCAAACGGtaatagaaggaaaaaaaaagattgtttaTTCGCAACATGCTATACCTGGACCGAGAGTTGCTCTCAAACAACACGAAATCAACTCGGAATTCCACACAGTACAGGTAGTTCTTGAGATACGCAGATTCGGACATAGTTAatcaatttatattaattacatAGCTGAgttaatttatagcacaaaatctaagcaaaaagcgaaaaattggtcgaaaataccttcctttgtcatttaaaacatgttttaatttattttactgttttcttccaaaaagCCGCTTGAttggttgaataaattaagtgcacaGAAGGAAGCGAACTATGCAAcgttgaagtataaacgattttgctcccggattcgacttacgcggaaactCGAGACAAGCGATTTTTTCCCGAGTAACAGCGGTCCGCTATATaggcgtatctcggggactgtctGTATTTGGTTCTTGTGCACGATGCACACTCCATGTAGGATGACTTCCTGTGTAGGATTGTTTCCCAGATCAATCGTTCCAGTGCGGTTCCACGCAACTGTACATTTGTCGTTTGCTATCCTATTTCTTCGAATGCATTCGGAGCGATCcggattttttctttatgcttGCCATTTCATTTGCCTCGAGCATCTTTCCGCGCAAAGTGGGAGACACTTTGCTAGGggttggaaacaaaaaagaggctGGATGCACCAGATGTGTCCGTGCGTGGTGGTGTAAGTGTGGTGCACTGCACGCATCGAAGAACACCCGATCAGTTGTCGAAATCTCTATTCGGGTGTCCTTTTTAGAGCTGCTTACTAGATGGGtagagaaatagaaaaaatagaCGCCCGGTGAGAAGGGCGAACGgaggtacaaaaaaaagatgcgaAATAGGCAGGTCCTTTTCGGCGAGATGCTGGAACGGTTGCGGTGCTGTGGTAACTTCGGCGCTTAGTCAATGTTTTGCAGCTCCAGAGTGAAGTGTTCCTGTCGACCAAACCAGCGcacagtggcagcagcagcgtgcAGTGCGGTAGTGAAATACCCCGTAGCAACAGGATCGTACTGATTAGTCCGCGGAAAATGAAGCGTGGTGAGCTACCGCGAAGGATCAACCGATCGTTGAAGAAGATGGCGAAACTGAACCTGCTAACCGTGCTGAACGAGAACGTTACCAAACCGATCACGCGCTTCTTTCGCAACGACATCGTAGAGCTGCAGCGGAACAAAACCAAAGCCGAGTATCACTACTGCTCGAACTACCGAGTAGCGCGCGATGCCGGACGGTGCAAAAAAGCGGCCAAGCACACGGTGAAGTGTATTGAGTTTTCCTGTCGCGAGTACAGCCCGAACAAACCGACGTTGCGCGATCAGCTGAAGGAGTTCACCATGAAGCACAACCCGTCGGAGGACATGGTGAAGGATCTGCTATCGATCATGAAGGATAACGGGCTGGAACTGTCGAGCAGTAGCGGTAACAGCAACGACAGCTCTGCCTCGAACATTTCGCTGTCGTCCCAGTCGGAACAGGGCAGCTTTTGTGCGCCACCGTCGTACCACCACTTCGAGGTGATTCCGATGTCCGTTGGGCGGTATCTGTGTTTCGGCATCAAACGCTCCGTCACGAACTACCTGCAGCGATTCGTGGACGACAGCAACCACTGGTACATGAAGACACTGTTCATGGATGTGGCATTTTACGTGGTCAAGTCGGAGAAGGCAAAGGACGGCACCGGCCAGCTGCCACACTATCTGATCATCCTCGGCAAGCTGTCCATACAGCTCGACGAACCGTTCGTGATCGGCGTGTATCAGGGTGCGTTTCCTACGCCCACCATCGCGAACGAGATCCTGCGCCCGTTGGTGGACGAGATGAAGGAGCTGGAGAACCGCAAGTTCGAAATCGAATCACGCCCGTACCTGCTCTCGATACGTGCCGTGTTGTGCGACCCGATTGCGAACAGTCTGATCACATGCACGGCCCTGCCCAACTCCCAGTACGGCTGTAGCAAGTGCAACCAGAAGGGCCAGCTGCAGTTCAGCGAGGGTATTACGAGCTTTCCACCCACGGCGAATTTGGCCACGCTGCGCACGGACGATGATTTTGTGTACGGGTTGATCAATGGACATCACGTCGGAGTGCCGGTGCTGGGCGAGCTGAATCTCGACCTGAAGTCGCAGTTCATGATCGACTACAAGTATGTGGTGTGCGAGGGCGTCATGAAGCGGCTGATGAGCCTGTGGATGACGGGGAAGCTGGACTACCGGTTGAACAAACAGTCGCTCCAGCGGATATCGGGCAAGATGGTGGCGATGGCAAAGTACTGTCCGCGCGAGTTCCGCCAGAAGCCGAAACCGCTGGAAGAGCTGGACCGGTGGGATGCGTACGACTGGCGGCAGTTTCTGCTGTACTACTCACCGATCGTGCTGAAGAAGCACATGTCGCACAAATATTACGTACACTTCCTGTACCTGCACCTGGCCATGCGTATTCTGATCAGCGGGGAAATCTTCGTCGAGTGTAACACGTTCGTGGCGGGCCAGCTGCTGAACACGTTCGTGGCGGACTTCTCCAATCTGTACGGTTCGCAGCTAATCGATTACAACGTGCACAATCTGCTGCACTTTGAGGAGGTTAACATGAAGGCCGGTCCGATGTGTCGCATGAATGGGTTTCACTTCGACCGCCAGATGGACACAATCCTGCGGGGCATCAGCACCAACTCGTCGATCACGCTGGAGGAGCTGGGAGCGCAGATCGAAGACACCACCAGTGCCATCGTGGAGAATCAGCTGAACGAGTACAAGCAACCGTTCCCGCGGCTTGAAGCGACCCCATTCGGTACGGAGCTGCTGATCAATCAGCACGTTACACTCTCCACTCGAGAGCCGGACAACTGTGCGATCACGAAGAATGGTGTGATGCTTGTCGAGGCCTTCGGTGTGCAGGAGGGCGAGATCATCATTACGGGGCGGCGATTTGTTGAGCAGGCGGTACTATATCAGGCACCCGTCACCACGCAGAAGCTGCTGCTAGTATCCGGACTGTCCGACGTCTGTGTGATCAACGCGGGCGATATTCTTTCGAAGGGCGTCAAGATCGATACGTTCCGGGGGATTGTAGTGCTGCCGCTGCTCTACCACTGAGCAGTCACCGGTGTCCTGGCAGGGCAATGCACACAGATTGTGATATTTATTGCGGGATCAGGCTGAAGATGACACCGCACGCAAACGCTCATCGCTCGTACTGCGAGCGCTACACACTTCAGAGGATATATTGGGTAAGATTGACAAACTGCGATCGAAGTACCCACGCATATATCGCAGGTGAAGTTCCCAATAAACTACGTACGCTTGGACATTGAAGTGCGTGAAAAGCCCAAAGATATGGGTTGGTTTTACTTGAATTTGTCTGTTCTCGTCTTTTATTTCTCAGGGTTTCGTAACTATCGGGTAGGTAAGGTATATGAAACCAATTAACACACGCTCTTTTTTGCCATTGCTTTGGCATTCATCTTCAAGTTTGCTTCGATACGGAAAAAAATGGCCAGGTACTAGACTTGTTTTCTTGAGCTCTGGCACAGATGGGGTGGGttaaatttttactttttggggtagaaataaatgtgcaggaaacgaaaaaaaaccctgcatTATCTGATACGTTATCCATTTTGCAACGAAACAACAAGCAATTgaactttttctttatctgcgcaacaacctcaagaggtctggcTTACTAGTTTAAATTCGAGCGCGTAGCCGAATAGTCAGTTGAATTGGTTGAATTGCAATTGAACAGGTTATGTAATTTATGGAATATATGATATGATTTAGTTGTATCAATGTACAACAAAATTCTAAACACATGGTCTCTGTCGCGTAGTTCGAGTTTTCTTCGTATCAGTTGTGCCTGGGATAAAATTTTTAGGGAACCTTCCGTACCTTTGCTTAGGAAAAGTATCAAAGTTCTTTTACCGCCGTAGGATAGAcatgaaaaaatgaaataaaacataacgaCCCGGTGCGGGGTGTATGCTACCTGGAATTGGGATCACCAAGTTTTATGCGCTCTTGTCTTTGGGCAGTCACTGGATttgtgtcccttttttttctcaaacaaCTGTAGGAAACGTTCGGAATTGATTTCTTGCAGTTTTCTCCATCTTTCTTCGATCGCTTTTTagactttttgttttgccaaagaTCTTACTGGTTTGAAAACGGGGATTTTTGGTTTGAATGGACATACTgaacaaaaggaaaagctgCTGTGAAGATTGATAGGTTTGTAGGACGATACGCTGCATAGAAGCCctgaacaaataaataagaaagaaCGGATGAAATTGGACATTGCTGGGCCCGGTGCAGAAGTTTGTGCAAGTTGCAACAGTTTCCTTACACCTTGCCCCAACCGCTTCGCACAATGAGAGCTGTCCACCGTTCTGAATCCTGGTTAGGCATGGCAATGGACTCGTGGGTGTCTTTGTTGACCCAGAGGACTGttgtaagagaaaaaaaaaagattaggaGGTGAAATGGTACAGTTTCTtgggtttaaaattaaaagcaaaaagagGAATCGAAAATCCCTTTCAAGAGGATCAATGGACAGCAGAAAGCAGCACGCAGAAGGTGCCTTTGCAAATATAGTGTCAACGTgctaaaaaaggaaataaaacaacgaacTTTTGTCTATTTTGCAGACTTACGATGCCCTGATCGCTACGCTGAATGCTGAATCAGCCACGATGCAGTCGAAGATCGCGGAAGCAGAGCGCGCCATACGCAAGCTCGAGCAGGAATGGCAAGAGCTTCAGATGGAGCACGAACGTTCtcagctgctgctggagaAAGCGAACGAGGAACTGGCCACCAACGGTAACGGGGAGCGAGTGTCACTAAAGGAAACACTGTCGCAACAGATCCTTGAGCAGGAAACAACGTTAAAACGGCTGACGGAGGAAAGGGTGTCCCTGCACGCCAGCAAGAATGATCGCGTACAGCAGTTGGAAATGTGGACCGATTTGAGAAAATTGTTCGAGGTGAAAATTCGTTGCCTGCACGAACGAAAGCAGCGCGGGCCGGGTGGAACACTTTCCGTCAGCCGTGGTGGAGCTGAAACGTTTACTCTGCAGTGAAAAATGGAGCCGGGTTTAACCGGATGCACGCAATAATTAACTAAAACAATATCACATCGCCAGTGGAACATACAATAGAAATTCAAACACATGCATACAATATAAGCCATTATGTGGGATGTTTTGAGGCGAGAATGCGTTAAAATTGTGCATCCATCTTTTTGACACATAATTTATTAGACACCTTCAGGAAGTTTTATGCGCTCTTTTGCGCGCCATCgtaaaaacaggaaaataacGCATATTAAACCATTCATGATGTACACAGCCGACGGCGTAGCTCCTCGATGAGCGTGTCCAGCGTTACTTCAAACTCCTGTCGGGAGGAAATTTCGCGGAGCTTCACGATACCGCGTGCCAGTTCGGCATCCCCCAGGATGATGACGTACGGGATCTGGAACTCCTCGCAGTGTTGCAGCTGGTCGAGCAACTTCGGATTCCGCTTGTACGAATGTTCCGCCTTGAATCCTGCCGACCACAGTTGATTTAGTAATTCCAGCCGCTTAAGATGGAGTCCCTTGTGTGCCGACACCACATACACTTCCGTTTCGTTGGTGCGCATTGTGCCCATCGAACGTGCCTCGATGATGGAAAGCAGACGTTCCACGCCGATAGACACGCCAACACAGGGGACCTGTTGCTTCCTCTTTGGATTAAGCATTCCCACCAAGTTGTCATACCGTCCACCACCAGCCACAGAACTGGCTGACAATTCCTTACCATCATTATGAAGCAGTACTGCCTCGTATATTACTCCCGTGTAGTAATCAAGTCCGCGGGCCAAACTAAGATCGAACGAGATGCTGTTTGTGACCTCAAAGATGTCGCAGTATTGGAATAACAATCGCAAATCCTCTAACGCCTCGCACGCGCTCGTAGATCGTACCAGCCGCTCGTCCTTCGATAGCTGGCTCACCAAATCCAAACCACCGCGCAGTGTTACGTACGATGCAATCCGATCGATCGCTTCCTCCTGGACACCCTTATGTTCGATCAGCTCGCGCCGCACCTCATCCCACGGTGTTTTGTCCAGCTTGTCGATGGAAGAGCACACATTCCGCAGCTTGTCCGTTGGTACTCCGCACACCTCGAATATCCCGTCCAATAGTTTCCGGTGGTTTATTTTGATCTTAAACTCTCCAACGCCGACAGCATGCAAGATTTCGCACACGACCTTAACACACTCCGCGTCCGGCAGCATCGGATCGTACGTACCGGCGATGTCAAAGTCACACTGGTAGAATTCCCTGTAGCGACCACGCATTATCTGCGGATTATCCCGCCGGTACACCTTCGCGATGTGGTAACGTTTGATGGTGGAAATGTTACTCATACTAACGTATCGCGCGAACGGGACGGTTAGATCGTATCGCAAGGCCAGTAGCTCACCGCCCTGATCTTTTAAATCGTAGATAAGCTTCGCATCCTCGCCGTACTTGCCCGTGAGCAACTCTTTCAACTCGAAGACGGGAGTGTCGATCGTTACGGCACCGTGCTGACGGAACACATGGATTGTCTGGTCCAGCAACCGTTGTCGTACAGCCATCGCTTTTGGACCGTAGTCTCGCGTACCCTTTGGTGTTTTCAATGTAAGGTTCAGGTTGCTGACACCAGTCGTGTCGATTTCCACGTCACGCTTCTCGCTAACTCCTTTTGTATAAATATTCTCCATGTTCACACTTTTCCGCAAAACAGTAACACTTGTTCGTCTACCAATGGACACACATCGAAGAATGATCTTTTGCAGAAAAAATTGCGTCATACACAACGACTGGTGCCAAACAGTCGTTTCGAAGTGCAGTTTTCTAcaaatacaggcagtccccgagttacgcgacactcgagttaTGCGAATTCGGCATACTCGAATcccaaaattttaataaatcgtgtaattttgtgtgtggaattgaagtttgtatttgtgaagtttcaaattttcacaaaattaCGTCccttttaatatttaaaacattaatttttgtaaaaGTTTACCcaaattgttgaaataaacTATAGACGATATTACAAAGGGCATCTGAGTTACGCGAAAATTCGAGTTACGTTACTGTCAGCCGTGTGGTATGCAACGCGCATGGCAACTGTTCGAGCAGTTTTGAAAATACCATTTTTgagcaaaatggaaagcagTGGAACAGTGGTCGTCAAGCGATCAAACTAATTCTCACAAAACATATGATTTGCAGGTATTGATTCGGGATTTCAATCACACGAAATTGCTTTCAATATTACAAGCTACAATGAGTTCTAAGCtacattttaaaatggaaatgtttttaaaatatgtccAAAATAATAGCATGTTTTCTTtgttaacaatattttttgcatCCCTACATTTTCCTGCATGTGGCCAAGGCTGtagacgcacacacaaaataaaagtgaCAGCTTGTtcgtaaacaaaccaaaatcaCTCGTCTGCCGGTGGTTCAATTTCATTAGTTTCTTCTTAATCCATTTCGCAGCGATGAACGAAATCAATCACAAAACCGTGTTTGTGTTAGACCACACGCCTTACTTCGGCATATCATGCGAAAGTCCGATCGATTGCGATTTTATTAAAAGCAAAGTTCCGGTGCCACCGATCAGCAAGAGCCTGTGGACGTGTGCGGTGGAAGCTTCCGTAGAGTACTGCAGGATTGCGTACGATCTCTTTCCCGTGGGGAAATTGATACGTTTCGTAGTGAGTGATACGGCGGCACATATTGTGAACACATGGAACACGGGCACCCAAACCCTGACGCACATATTGAACGCGATGACGATGGTGGGTGTACCGCCACGGCAAACGCAAGCATCGGACTACTCGGTAATTCACGGTTTACGAGCTGCTATCGAAGCACTGGCGGAACCGACCGAATTCCAGAAGGAACAACTACTCGCCCATGCAAAGAGCGATAATGCTAAGCTGTTGAATCGGGGCCGCGTAATTTGCATTACGTCTGCTCGGGATGACGCTAGCATGAAGAGCTTGGAGGACATTTTCCGCACGGTCCTGGTACAGCAAAATACGTTAGCCGGCCACAAGGATTACATCAGCATTGACCAGTGTCATCTCGTAATCATCAATCTATATCCTGCCAATATGGAATCAATGGTTTCGAACCGTGCGCTGATCGATATATCGCCCATACTGATGTCGGAGATACACTCGAACAAGGCGAACAACATATCGAACAAGCTGACAAATCTCATTCTGCCACACTTCGATCTAGCAAGCACAACGGTTACCGGGATACCGATGAAGGAAGAGCAAAACGCCAGCTCCAGTGCTAACTACGATGTGGAAATATTTCACGGACGTACGGCTCACTCGGTGTTTCTCGGTACGGAGCTGGTGCTACCGCATAGCTTAAAGGATGGTTCGGACTATGAAACAGTCACGCTGAAATGGTGCACGCCGCGCAGCTGTGGTTCTTCGGAAATGCAACCCTGTCTGGCGCAGTGTCGTGTCACACCGGTCGATGTAACCTCCCGACCAAGCTCATGTTTAATCAACTTCTTGCTAAGTGGCCGGTCGGTGTTGCTGGAGATGCCGAAGAAATCGGGTGGCAAAATTACAAGCCATTTGCTGTCGGCTCACGGAGGAGAAATTTTTATTCACTCGCTCAACACCGCCCGAAGCTGTTTGGAAGATCCGCCCTCCATATCGGAAGGTGGTGGTGGCCGTGTAACGGACTATCGTATAAAAGATTTTGGTGTGCTAATGCAGCAACATCGCTTAGTTCCGCTGAAACCAATGCCCGAGCGACAATCGGACGAAAATTTGCAAAAGATGCGGACAAAGCTTTCGCGAAACTCACGCTACTGGCCACTAACGCTTGGTCGTACGGTGCTTTACAATGTACGGCACTTTATGGAACCTTTGCTATTACTCACGCAAAAACCGGAACTGACCGAGGACGAAAAAATGATGTGCCTGAAGTCGATTT
This region of Anopheles marshallii chromosome 2, idAnoMarsDA_429_01, whole genome shotgun sequence genomic DNA includes:
- the LOC128708954 gene encoding intraflagellar transport protein 81 homolog, whose protein sequence is MTEGLKLIVIELNKLLETDYNLITFDSLSPESLLQLLTDVFHAFGAIDRLDVRENDPEDTNAHVMEALRKVQYRPAEDIDDPGAFRRGMVRGEKKLIHPILRWMFENRERVKKAAYLAKFLIPLDLPPEAMSMPELGSLWAQYLETMNDFKDAHRAYEQSVHEGTQTRELRNDISAIETEIENVKKRIERTQARLDKVPQQELLLEAANSLRIEKERQKELLQQIDEQKQGLNRATMVHERLQKDLHNAKMSVQGATPQNLMESIIEETQVLEFMVQQKLPQELHQRRSEVQTLQEVIDEPNITRGDLQELQQRVDEMGREIQRLVEVRLAEYSTQNDTLGPFRQQAAMVARNKEAAAEQLDQMTKELREVERQLQDRQRQLQETVGEVILRGEDLKQFVSTLRAKSNVYKQQRAELAAVKAEVHDLTQTLENLKSQDPSLSTTLSQMTDDDVASLGPNAPLDGGDDGDVGGRRTESPITGRGMTELARLVDGLQRAVGAARERVTPLSQQLRPLRERVIELKDEMDSKKQTYDALIATLNAESATMQSKIAEAERAIRKLEQEWQELQMEHERSQLLLEKANEELATNGNGERVSLKETLSQQILEQETTLKRLTEERVSLHASKNDRVQQLEMWTDLRKLFEVKIRCLHERKQRGPGGTLSVSRGGAETFTLQ
- the LOC128707960 gene encoding histidine--tRNA ligase, cytoplasmic-like encodes the protein MTQFFLQKIILRCVSIGRRTSVTVLRKSVNMENIYTKGVSEKRDVEIDTTGVSNLNLTLKTPKGTRDYGPKAMAVRQRLLDQTIHVFRQHGAVTIDTPVFELKELLTGKYGEDAKLIYDLKDQGGELLALRYDLTVPFARYVSMSNISTIKRYHIAKVYRRDNPQIMRGRYREFYQCDFDIAGTYDPMLPDAECVKVVCEILHAVGVGEFKIKINHRKLLDGIFEVCGVPTDKLRNVCSSIDKLDKTPWDEVRRELIEHKGVQEEAIDRIASYVTLRGGLDLVSQLSKDERLVRSTSACEALEDLRLLFQYCDIFEVTNSISFDLSLARGLDYYTGVIYEAVLLHNDGKELSASSVAGGGRYDNLVGMLNPKRKQQVPCVGVSIGVERLLSIIEARSMGTMRTNETEVYVVSAHKGLHLKRLELLNQLWSAGFKAEHSYKRNPKLLDQLQHCEEFQIPYVIILGDAELARGIVKLREISSRQEFEVTLDTLIEELRRRLCTS
- the LOC128707478 gene encoding protein asunder, whose amino-acid sequence is MNEINHKTVFVLDHTPYFGISCESPIDCDFIKSKVPVPPISKSLWTCAVEASVEYCRIAYDLFPVGKLIRFVVSDTAAHIVNTWNTGTQTLTHILNAMTMVGVPPRQTQASDYSVIHGLRAAIEALAEPTEFQKEQLLAHAKSDNAKLLNRGRVICITSARDDASMKSLEDIFRTVLVQQNTLAGHKDYISIDQCHLVIINLYPANMESMVSNRALIDISPILMSEIHSNKANNISNKLTNLILPHFDLASTTVTGIPMKEEQNASSSANYDVEIFHGRTAHSVFLGTELVLPHSLKDGSDYETVTLKWCTPRSCGSSEMQPCLAQCRVTPVDVTSRPSSCLINFLLSGRSVLLEMPKKSGGKITSHLLSAHGGEIFIHSLNTARSCLEDPPSISEGGGGRVTDYRIKDFGVLMQQHRLVPLKPMPERQSDENLQKMRTKLSRNSRYWPLTLGRTVLYNVRHFMEPLLLLTQKPELTEDEKMMCLKSIYNLSQLEERQESLVLPNMGHRLKGNKKEEQYRLLWSELETIVNFNGSSPNHKAIVSCIRECRRLYPNADGSDPYDKSHGTDSNVTDAHRASVIRATTDSPMSPPHSMSGSSSGTTGSGSSGVAGAVTGDSSSGTVAIGASNANVTGVVSLLGGTTRGGVAGSKKSFGSGGRSLLDALASTERAISQKRIDFSGRLCTPSGQIAKLYSHLGSKDAEGAQGTRPADVK